One window from the genome of Oryza glaberrima chromosome 3, OglaRS2, whole genome shotgun sequence encodes:
- the LOC127768417 gene encoding myb-related protein 2-like isoform X2 produces the protein MYHHQQQLQSHNQLLPSRQSFPSERHLLMQGGSVSGESGLVLSTDAKPRLKWTPELHERFVEAVNQLGGPEKATPKTIMRLMGVPGLTLYHLKSHLQKYRLSKNLHAQANAGNVKNALVCTTATEKPSEANGSPVSHLNLGTQTNKSVHIGEALQMQIEVQRRLHEQLERHLQLRIEAQGKYLQSVLEKAQETLAKQNAGSVGLETAKMELSELVSKVSTECLQHAFSGFEEIESSQMLQGHTMHLGDGSVDSCLTACDGSQKDQDILSISLSAQKGKEIGCMSFDMHVKERGSEDLFLNKLNRRPSNHPERCQRRGGFSMSCQTANLDLNMNDTYDGPKHCKKFDLNGFSWA, from the exons ATGTATCATCATCAACAACAGCTCCAAAGCCACAACCAACTCTTGCCATCTAGGCAGAGTTTCCCTTCAGAACGGCACTTGCTTATGCAAGGAGGAAGTGTTTCAGGGGAATCAGGGCTTGTTCTCTCAACTGATGCAAAGCCTAGGTTAAAATGGACCCCTGAGCTACATGAGCGATTTGTGGAGGCAGTAAATCAACTTGGTGGTCCAGAAA AAGCTACCCCAAAAACAATCATGAGGCTCATGGGCGTCCCTGGATTAACACTGTATCATCTCAAGAGTCATCTTCAG AAATACAGACTAAGCAAAAATCTCCACGCTCAAGCCAATGCGGGAAATGTGAAAAATG CGCTAGTCTGCACCACAGCAACAGAGAAACCATCTGAAGCAAATGGATCACCAGTTAGTCACCTAAACCTTGGAACCCAGACAAACAA ATCTGTGCACATAGGTGAAGCCCTTCAAATGCAAATTGAAGTTCAGAGACGGCTACATGAGCAACTAGAG AGACACCTGCAACTCCGAATTGAAGCACAAGGAAAGTATCTACAATCGGTGCTGGAAAAGGCACAGGAGACACTTGCAAAGCAGAATGCAGGTTCGGTTGGTCTTGAAACTGCAAAGATGGAACTGTCAGAATTGGTCTCCAAAGTATCAACCGAATGCCTCCAGCATGCTTTTTCAGGCTTTGAGGAGATTGAAAGTTCACAAATGCTACAAGGGCACACCATGCATCTCGGTGATGGATCGGTTGACAGCTGTTTAACTGCATGTGATGGTTCCCAGAAGGATCAAGATATCCTATCAATTAGCCTTTCAgcccaaaaaggaaaagagattggTTGCATGTCATTTGATATGCATGTGAAAGAAAGAGGAAGTGAGGATTTGTTTCTCAACAAGCTAAACAGAAGGCCTTCAAATCATCCAGAAAGGTGTCAGAGGAGAGGTGGCTTTAGTATGTCATGCCAGACAGCAAACTTGGATCTGAACATGAACGACACTTATGACGGGCCTAAACACTGCAAGAAATTTGATTTAAACGGGTTCAGCTGGGCCTAG
- the LOC127767857 gene encoding WUSCHEL-related homeobox 6 isoform X1: MEGSSNSPDRQSSGGSPPEERGGGGSGGGGGRSAAGEPVRSRWTPKPEQILILESIFNSGMVNPPKDETVRIRKLLERFGAVGDANVFYWFQNRRSRSRRRQRQMQAAAAAAAAAASSSSPSANTSPAAASAATVQVGLPPGAVVHTMAMGGSACQYEQQASSSSSSGSTGGSSLGLFAHGAGASGAGGYLQASCGASASASSALAPGLMGDVVDSGGSDDLFAISRQMGFVGSPRCSPASSPATPSSAATAAQQQFYSCQLPAATITVFINGVPMEMPRGPIDLRAMFGQDVMLVHSTGALLPVNDYGILMQSLQIGESYFLVTIHLQALTSWSHRSLSTPISQCSFVFMKAPHF; this comes from the exons atggagggGAGCAGTAATAGCCCGGATAGGCAGTCGTCGGGCGGCAGCCCGccggaggagcgcggcggcgggggaagcggtggaggaggagggcggagcgccgccggcgagccggtgCGGTCGCGGTGGACGCCCAAGCCGGAGCAGATACTGATCCTGGAGTCCATCTTCAACAGCGGCATGGTCAACCCGCCCAAGGACGAGACCGTCCGCATCCGCAAGCTGCTCGAGAGGTtcggcgccgtcggcgacgcCAACGTCTTCTACTGGTTCCAGAACCGCcgctcgcgctcgcgccgccgccagcgccagatgcaggcggccgccgccgccgccgcagcggcggcctcttcctcttccccatcCGCCAACACCTCTCCCGCAGCCGCGAGCGCCGCCACCGTGCAGGTGGGCCTCCCgcccggcgccgtcgtccacaCCATGGCCATGGGTGGGAGCGCGTGCCAGTACGAGCAGcaggcgagctcgtcgtcgtcgtccggcagCACGGGAGGTTCGTCGCTGGGGCTGTTCGCGCACGGCGCGGgggcctccggcgccggcgggtacCTGCAGGCGTCGTGCGGCGCgtccgcgtcggcgtcgtcggcgctgGCGCCCGGGCTGATGGGGGATGTGGTGGACAGCGGGGGAAGCGACGATCTCTTCGCCATCTCGAGGCAGATGGGGTTTGTGGGGAGCCCTCGCTGCTCGCCGgccagctcgccggcgacgccgagctccgcggccaccgccgcgcagCAGCAGTTCTACTCATGCCAATTACCTGCAG CGACGATCACGGTGTTCATCAACGGAGTCCCAATGGAGATGCCGAGGGGTCCAATAGACTTGCGAGCCATGTTCGGCCAGGATGTGATGCTCGTCCACTCTACTGGGGCCCTCCTCCCAGTCAACGACTATGGAATCCTAATGCAGAGCCTCCAAATCGGAGAGAGCTACTTTCTGGTAACCATCCATCTCCAAGCTCTTACTAGCTGGTCTCATCGCTCTCTCTCTACTCCGATCAGTCAATGCAGTTTCGTCTTCATGAAAGCACCACATTTTTAG
- the LOC127768417 gene encoding myb-related protein 2-like isoform X1 produces the protein MYHHQQQLQSHNQLLPSRQSFPSERHLLMQGGSVSGESGLVLSTDAKPRLKWTPELHERFVEAVNQLGGPEKATPKTIMRLMGVPGLTLYHLKSHLQKYRLSKNLHAQANAGNVKNALVCTTATEKPSEANGSPVSHLNLGTQTNKSVHIGEALQMQIEVQRRLHEQLEVQRHLQLRIEAQGKYLQSVLEKAQETLAKQNAGSVGLETAKMELSELVSKVSTECLQHAFSGFEEIESSQMLQGHTMHLGDGSVDSCLTACDGSQKDQDILSISLSAQKGKEIGCMSFDMHVKERGSEDLFLNKLNRRPSNHPERCQRRGGFSMSCQTANLDLNMNDTYDGPKHCKKFDLNGFSWA, from the exons ATGTATCATCATCAACAACAGCTCCAAAGCCACAACCAACTCTTGCCATCTAGGCAGAGTTTCCCTTCAGAACGGCACTTGCTTATGCAAGGAGGAAGTGTTTCAGGGGAATCAGGGCTTGTTCTCTCAACTGATGCAAAGCCTAGGTTAAAATGGACCCCTGAGCTACATGAGCGATTTGTGGAGGCAGTAAATCAACTTGGTGGTCCAGAAA AAGCTACCCCAAAAACAATCATGAGGCTCATGGGCGTCCCTGGATTAACACTGTATCATCTCAAGAGTCATCTTCAG AAATACAGACTAAGCAAAAATCTCCACGCTCAAGCCAATGCGGGAAATGTGAAAAATG CGCTAGTCTGCACCACAGCAACAGAGAAACCATCTGAAGCAAATGGATCACCAGTTAGTCACCTAAACCTTGGAACCCAGACAAACAA ATCTGTGCACATAGGTGAAGCCCTTCAAATGCAAATTGAAGTTCAGAGACGGCTACATGAGCAACTAGAG GTACAGAGACACCTGCAACTCCGAATTGAAGCACAAGGAAAGTATCTACAATCGGTGCTGGAAAAGGCACAGGAGACACTTGCAAAGCAGAATGCAGGTTCGGTTGGTCTTGAAACTGCAAAGATGGAACTGTCAGAATTGGTCTCCAAAGTATCAACCGAATGCCTCCAGCATGCTTTTTCAGGCTTTGAGGAGATTGAAAGTTCACAAATGCTACAAGGGCACACCATGCATCTCGGTGATGGATCGGTTGACAGCTGTTTAACTGCATGTGATGGTTCCCAGAAGGATCAAGATATCCTATCAATTAGCCTTTCAgcccaaaaaggaaaagagattggTTGCATGTCATTTGATATGCATGTGAAAGAAAGAGGAAGTGAGGATTTGTTTCTCAACAAGCTAAACAGAAGGCCTTCAAATCATCCAGAAAGGTGTCAGAGGAGAGGTGGCTTTAGTATGTCATGCCAGACAGCAAACTTGGATCTGAACATGAACGACACTTATGACGGGCCTAAACACTGCAAGAAATTTGATTTAAACGGGTTCAGCTGGGCCTAG
- the LOC127767857 gene encoding WUSCHEL-related homeobox 6 isoform X2 — protein MEGSSNSPDRQSSGGSPPEERGGGGSGGGGGRSAAGEPVRSRWTPKPEQILILESIFNSGMVNPPKDETVRIRKLLERFGAVGDANVFYWFQNRRSRSRRRQRQMQAAAAAAAAAASSSSPSANTSPAAASAATVQVGLPPGAVVHTMAMGGSACQYEQQASSSSSSGSTGGSSLGLFAHGAGASGAGGYLQASCGASASASSALAPGLMGDVVDSGGSDDLFAISRQMGFVGSPRCSPASSPATPSSAATAAQQQFYSCQLPAATITVFINGVPMEMPRGPIDLRAMFGQDVMLVHSTGALLPVNDYGILMQSLQIGESYFLVARPT, from the exons atggagggGAGCAGTAATAGCCCGGATAGGCAGTCGTCGGGCGGCAGCCCGccggaggagcgcggcggcgggggaagcggtggaggaggagggcggagcgccgccggcgagccggtgCGGTCGCGGTGGACGCCCAAGCCGGAGCAGATACTGATCCTGGAGTCCATCTTCAACAGCGGCATGGTCAACCCGCCCAAGGACGAGACCGTCCGCATCCGCAAGCTGCTCGAGAGGTtcggcgccgtcggcgacgcCAACGTCTTCTACTGGTTCCAGAACCGCcgctcgcgctcgcgccgccgccagcgccagatgcaggcggccgccgccgccgccgcagcggcggcctcttcctcttccccatcCGCCAACACCTCTCCCGCAGCCGCGAGCGCCGCCACCGTGCAGGTGGGCCTCCCgcccggcgccgtcgtccacaCCATGGCCATGGGTGGGAGCGCGTGCCAGTACGAGCAGcaggcgagctcgtcgtcgtcgtccggcagCACGGGAGGTTCGTCGCTGGGGCTGTTCGCGCACGGCGCGGgggcctccggcgccggcgggtacCTGCAGGCGTCGTGCGGCGCgtccgcgtcggcgtcgtcggcgctgGCGCCCGGGCTGATGGGGGATGTGGTGGACAGCGGGGGAAGCGACGATCTCTTCGCCATCTCGAGGCAGATGGGGTTTGTGGGGAGCCCTCGCTGCTCGCCGgccagctcgccggcgacgccgagctccgcggccaccgccgcgcagCAGCAGTTCTACTCATGCCAATTACCTGCAG CGACGATCACGGTGTTCATCAACGGAGTCCCAATGGAGATGCCGAGGGGTCCAATAGACTTGCGAGCCATGTTCGGCCAGGATGTGATGCTCGTCCACTCTACTGGGGCCCTCCTCCCAGTCAACGACTATGGAATCCTAATGCAGAGCCTCCAAATCGGAGAGAGCTACTTTCTG GTCGCTAGGCCAACTTAA